CCAACGCATCCAAAAACCGCTGTGTTGCTGGCGTTATCGTACGTTTTTTATTCCAAAACGCCAGCAGCATGAGAGGTTCAATGTTGTTGGTAAGGGGATAAATCGATACGCCACGCGGGGCGATCGTTTCGGTGATCTCGGGAACCACGGCGATACCTGCTTCTGACGCCACCAATGGCAACACCGTCTGAAGAGTTGCTACCTCAATCACGCTCGTCGGAAAGCTCCCTGGAACCGCAGCCCACTCCCGTTCCAGAATCTCCGGCAAGCCCTCAAACCACACGTTGGCAACAGGAATCAACCACGGATAATCCGATAACTCCGACAAGCCCACCGAATCAGAATGAGACCCCACCCCCAAATCCCAGCTACTCGGCGCTGCCACAGCCAGCGGCAAAACTTTGATCACCCGCACGTCGAAAGTCGCAGCGTGGCGGGCTTTAAATGCTGTCGGATTGGAGTTCGGGATGATGCCAATGTCGGCGTTGCCCTGGTAGACGTTTTCAATGCTTTGGGTGGGGTCGGGGTCGTAGATGGTGATCTCCAACGTCGGCGCATCCCGGCGTACATGATTGATTAAATCCGCCAGCCCTGACCAGTTGTATTCCGGTGCTACTGACAATCGGACAGAGCCAGCGGTGCCGTCTCGAAGCGATGCCACCGCATCCTTGGCCTGGTGTAATTGTTCATCGACGTTCTTACTGGTCTCATACACAATCTCGCCCTCAGGGGTAAGTGAGACTCCATGATGTTCTCGTTTGAGCAGGGTCGCGCCGAAGCTTTTTTCCAACTCGCGTACGGCAAGGCTGAGGGAGGGTTGGGTCATGTGCAGAGCTTTCGCGGCGGCGGAAAATGAGCGATTGTCCACGACGGCACGGAAATAGCGCAGCTGACGGTAGTCCATATGTAAAATTTATACCCCTGTCTAAAAACTAGTATTCGTTTTATACTTTCAGTGTGGTTAGTGTCACTAGTAGTGATCTGAACAACAGAGAGGGAAAGCGCGTGACACAGCTCAAATTCAACCACCATCTCCTCCAGCAAGAGGTTCGTTTTGGCACTGGCGATGCTGCGAAGAACGTGAAAGAGGCAGTAGAAGCCCTTGGTGCGACACGGCCGTTTCTCATCGCATCGGAGCGTGAGGAAGAGCTTGCTCAAAAGGTAACTAATGGCCTTGAGCTTGCAGCCGAGTTCAATGATGTTGTCATGCACGTGCCGGTGGAAAAGGCTGAGGAAGCGCGAAAAGCTGCAGCTGACGCACAGGCTGATGTGCTTATCTCCATTGGCGGTGGCTCCACCACGGGCCTGGCAAAGGCCGTTGCGCTGACCAGCGGTTTGCCCATCATCGCGGTGCCCACCACCTATGCGGGATCTGAGGCGACCGCGGTGTGGGGCATGACGGAGAACCGCACAAAGACCACGGGCACCGATCCACAAGTGCTGCCCAAGGTGGTGGTTTATGATTCGGAGCTGCTGTCCACCCTTCCCAACGACATGACAATTGCGTCGGGACTTAATGCGATGGCTCACTGCGTCGATACGCTTTGGGCGCCGAAGGCTGATCCCATTAACCGTTCCCACGCGCTTGAGGGCGCGCGCCTGCTTCGTGACGGCCTGGCCGAGCTGCAGGAGACCGGCAGCACGCAGGCGCGTGAAAAAACCCTGGCCGGCTGCTACCTTGCGGCGCTCAGCTTCTCCTCGGCCGGGTCCGGTCTGCATCACAAAATCTGCCACGTCCTCGGCGGCACGTTCAACCTGCCGCACGCCGAAACCCACGCCATCGTCTTGC
The window above is part of the Corynebacterium deserti GIMN1.010 genome. Proteins encoded here:
- a CDS encoding LysR family transcriptional regulator, encoding MDYRQLRYFRAVVDNRSFSAAAKALHMTQPSLSLAVRELEKSFGATLLKREHHGVSLTPEGEIVYETSKNVDEQLHQAKDAVASLRDGTAGSVRLSVAPEYNWSGLADLINHVRRDAPTLEITIYDPDPTQSIENVYQGNADIGIIPNSNPTAFKARHAATFDVRVIKVLPLAVAAPSSWDLGVGSHSDSVGLSELSDYPWLIPVANVWFEGLPEILEREWAAVPGSFPTSVIEVATLQTVLPLVASEAGIAVVPEITETIAPRGVSIYPLTNNIEPLMLLAFWNKKRTITPATQRFLDALEELHPGV
- a CDS encoding maleylacetate reductase produces the protein MTQLKFNHHLLQQEVRFGTGDAAKNVKEAVEALGATRPFLIASEREEELAQKVTNGLELAAEFNDVVMHVPVEKAEEARKAAADAQADVLISIGGGSTTGLAKAVALTSGLPIIAVPTTYAGSEATAVWGMTENRTKTTGTDPQVLPKVVVYDSELLSTLPNDMTIASGLNAMAHCVDTLWAPKADPINRSHALEGARLLRDGLAELQETGSTQAREKTLAGCYLAALSFSSAGSGLHHKICHVLGGTFNLPHAETHAIVLPNVLRFNAAAGERAHVDRLAEVFGTDDAVTGLEALYDAIGAPRHLAAIGFREADIPEAVERIVAAAPKDNPVKVTAENITELLKNAL